The stretch of DNA AATCATCTCTGAACTCATACTCACAGTCTCTCTTCCAAATGAGTGTGTTTTAGATCATAACTCGGAAGAATACAGGAATTAGAAGAAAGTAGACACGTAACAGAGAGAAAAACCACAAGAACACAGACGACCAGGTGCAAGAAACATCAAACCAGGGGTTTGATGAGACGCATCCGTGTGGGATTTGGTGAGCAGATCATGATGTTGGAGGATCAACTAAAATGCTCCTAAAGCTGCTTCACTCGAGAGACACTCCCAGTGCAGGACCAAGTTCATGCACGAGTCCATGTAAGAGAGAGTTACAGGTAAAGACAAGCTCAGGAAAATGGCCACTGTGCTGCACCAAATCCAATTCAATTTGCCTTGGAAAAGACACCTCCAAGTATCGTCAGCTTGTGATCAGTACTCAGCACAAACTTAGGTGGAGGTCCATCAAAATTGCATGTTGGTATGCCTGCCTAAGCCAATGTTTTTTAGTGCTATATGTTTGGAGCCATTGCCAAGACAAGTGATCAAACCTCTCGTCCACAATGTGTCAGAGGGGATGCGACTCTTTGAAGAGCTTTACTTTTGCCATGGTGGAGTTTATTTAGTTTGAGAAAGTCACATGCTCGGCAATTCCAAAGCTATTTGTTCTCTTATGGCTACACGTCTGGGAACCAAGTAAAACTTTGCAGTGGATGCTCATGCAGAGCAGCTCTTGTGGTGGTGGAGAGGAGGGCACTGACGAGGAACCGAGTTCCACGTAGACAAGgaaaggaaagagaagaagagttGAAAGGAAGACGATAGATGACAACTACGGGAGTCAGTCGTCCCAGGCTTTGGCTCAGCTTCACCAGAGATTCCCACGCACACACCCTCCTCGACAATACCAAAGGCCTTAACCTTCACCTCTCCCTTCCAACTTAGCTTACGCTTAGCGTCGCCACATTTATCCAAACACAAAGTGTTGTACGCCccctttctttcttcctccatCACCTCCTCCTCTCTTGTCGCCTTCTATGTGCTGCCATTACAAATAGCTCCAACCTGCACTCCGTTctcatccttcttctcttccatggACTCCCTCCCCacctccctcctctcctctcctgctACTTTAGACCTCGACAAGGGCAAAAGCCACTGCGGTAACAGTGTCGTCGTCTTCGACCCCTCTGTCCTACAGAAACAATCCAAGATACCCGAAGCATTCATCTGGCCTCGCTGCGAGAGGCCGCACCAACCGGAAGAGCTCGAGGTGCCTGTGGTGGACCTTAAGGGATTCCTCGAGGGCGACGCGGCCTCGACCAGCCGCACGGCCGCGGCTATCCGCGGCGCCTGCGCCAGCCACGGGTTCTTCCAGGTGATGAACCACAAGGTCGACGCGGCGGCGTTGCACGACGCCCTCCGCGTCGCCGATGAGTTCTTCGAGCTCCCCCTGAGCACCAAACTGAGGGCCCGGCGGCGGCCCGGGAGCACGTGGGGCTACGTCGGAGCCCACACGGATCGCTTCGCCTCCATGCTGCCGTGGAAGGAGACGCTGTCGTTCGCCTACGACTACAGCGGGAACAGGGATGGAGTGGTGGACTACATCACGTCCAAGCTTGGTGAAGAATTCCAACCGATGGGGTACCACGCACGCAATCTCACTGCACTTCTCATCGTCAGCACTGAGAGCTGGATGACGACCTGCGATCGTGTCGAAACATGCATGCAGGAGGGTGCACCGAAGGTACTGCGCGGCCATGAAGGATCTGTCGCTGTCGATAATGGAGCTGCTGGGGATCAGCCTGGGGATGGGAAGGGACTACTACAGGAACTTCTTCGAGGACGGGAGCTCCATCATGAGGTGCAACAACTACCCGCCGTGCCAGGAGCCGGAGCTGACGCTGGGGACGGGCCCGCACAGCGATCCCACCGCCCTCACCATTCTGCATCAGGACCAAGTGGCCGGGCTGCAGGTGTTCGCGGAAGGGAAATGGCGGTCCGTGAGCCCCATCGCCGGTGCCCTGGTCATCAACATAGGCGACACCTTCATGGTACGTGAATACCTTGTTAAGCACAGAGAAAAGCATGTCCAGTAGTACTACTCCACCATGTTCATATCATAATTTTACCATATACACATTTGTGCTGGCCTTGATACCACCAATAATTTCTTTTTC from Musa acuminata AAA Group cultivar baxijiao chromosome BXJ2-11, Cavendish_Baxijiao_AAA, whole genome shotgun sequence encodes:
- the LOC135626405 gene encoding gibberellin 20 oxidase 2-like, coding for MDSLPTSLLSSPATLDLDKGKSHCGNSVVVFDPSVLQKQSKIPEAFIWPRCERPHQPEELEVPVVDLKGFLEGDAASTSRTAAAIRGACASHGFFQVMNHKVDAAALHDALRVADEFFELPLSTKLRARRRPGSTWGYVGAHTDRFASMLPWKETLSFAYDYSGNRDGVVDYITSKLGEEFQPMGRVHRRYCAAMKDLSLSIMELLGISLGMGRDYYRNFFEDGSSIMRCNNYPPCQEPELTLGTGPHSDPTALTILHQDQVAGLQVFAEGKWRSVSPIAGALVINIGDTFMALTNGRYKSCLHRAVVNRDRRRRSLAFFVCPQADKVVRPAKEFLVGRDGGGGVPRKYPDFTWAELLEFTQSHYRTDASTLQNFTHRFLTYSIHLYLSSNNNSNNKTIKSHLNRLSSRYIKIHIFIS